One part of the Treponema peruense genome encodes these proteins:
- a CDS encoding PQQ-binding-like beta-propeller repeat protein has protein sequence MKINEKKSSPVPFIAAFCFIYIILSARPLSTELHLKPEWTESIQNVKPVIAKEELIPFRLSQNIGYFTKDGRIVSCISFPFKATISDSRFAYYGADSQYTEFRTPDAKIAGRMDTPGFPFFEEDRMYMFFPGGTSFGMYAEDGSQLWKYESYAPVTAFSSSTGGTVAGFADGTLVSFDNSGNQTQRFSPGGSTYEVILGAGISQDGSRIACVSGQDKQRFVVAEKNSGHSRVIFHEYIENSQNFQVLVKFSSDSKTVWYDAKGFLGIANLDTLKSSRIPIDGRIIQIEESAVENIVFVLSRNADTYTVTAIEPSDHKLSSFSFTGSSAFIQVRGNMLFVGRDDRISKISVSRE, from the coding sequence ATGAAAATCAATGAGAAAAAAAGTTCACCGGTTCCATTCATAGCGGCATTCTGCTTTATTTATATAATTTTATCTGCACGCCCTTTAAGCACGGAACTTCACTTAAAGCCGGAATGGACAGAATCCATCCAGAACGTAAAGCCTGTAATTGCAAAAGAAGAGCTTATTCCGTTCAGGCTTTCACAGAATATAGGCTATTTTACAAAAGATGGCCGCATTGTTTCATGCATTTCTTTTCCGTTCAAGGCAACCATTTCTGACTCAAGGTTTGCATATTACGGCGCAGACAGCCAGTATACTGAATTCCGCACTCCCGACGCAAAAATTGCAGGACGCATGGACACTCCGGGGTTTCCGTTTTTTGAAGAAGATAGAATGTATATGTTTTTCCCTGGCGGAACATCATTCGGCATGTACGCAGAAGACGGTTCACAGCTTTGGAAATATGAAAGCTATGCCCCGGTAACCGCATTTTCTTCAAGCACAGGCGGAACAGTAGCCGGTTTTGCAGATGGAACGCTTGTTTCTTTTGACAACAGTGGCAACCAGACCCAACGCTTTTCTCCCGGCGGAAGCACTTACGAAGTCATTCTGGGAGCAGGTATCTCGCAGGACGGTAGCAGAATTGCATGTGTGAGCGGTCAGGACAAACAGAGATTCGTTGTTGCCGAAAAAAACAGCGGGCACTCAAGGGTTATATTCCACGAATATATTGAAAATTCACAGAATTTCCAGGTTCTTGTAAAATTCAGTTCGGACTCGAAGACTGTCTGGTACGACGCAAAAGGTTTTCTTGGTATAGCAAATCTCGACACACTCAAAAGTTCCAGAATTCCCATTGACGGAAGAATTATCCAGATAGAAGAATCTGCGGTAGAAAACATTGTTTTTGTTCTGAGCAGAAACGCAGATACCTACACCGTTACAGCCATAGAGCCTTCTGACCACAAACTTTCATCCTTTTCGTTCACAGGTTCAAGCGCCTTTATACAGGTCCGCGGCAACATGCTTTTTGTAGGACGCGATGACAGAATTTCAAAAATTTCAGTTTCGAGGGAATAG
- a CDS encoding M23 family metallopeptidase has translation MKTRNSFFVAVALCALSSSAAFAFDWPQEQTASDSFFSYFGQLRGGTISSSLIFKDNSEIKAAYEGRVTAVITDHGDDFGWFESTLGNAVTVAHKDNLVTVYANLDDESIPEKLYETKNVESGEKLGVSGNSGWQEGQSCLEFKVIDTKNATVINPRILMPRVGKELPLAVGTLTMDGKDGKSHNLTWERYIPAGVYSLYRKRQSVAVPYRTSVAINGATVESISYDTLKESAGLLCATGNSNYSAQELYPDAERQLLAIIQLTHGRNTVSVTVTNILGAATSVTYALDVY, from the coding sequence ATGAAAACAAGGAATTCATTTTTTGTTGCAGTCGCTTTATGCGCACTTTCTTCTTCTGCAGCTTTTGCATTCGACTGGCCGCAGGAACAGACAGCCTCAGATTCATTTTTTTCTTACTTCGGGCAGCTCAGGGGCGGAACAATAAGTTCATCTCTTATATTCAAGGACAATTCAGAAATAAAGGCAGCATATGAAGGACGCGTTACAGCCGTTATTACAGACCACGGTGATGACTTCGGCTGGTTTGAGTCCACGCTCGGCAACGCAGTTACTGTAGCACACAAAGACAATCTTGTTACGGTCTATGCAAATCTTGACGACGAATCAATTCCAGAAAAACTCTATGAAACAAAAAATGTTGAATCGGGCGAAAAACTCGGTGTAAGCGGAAACTCGGGCTGGCAGGAAGGACAGAGCTGTCTTGAATTCAAAGTAATTGACACAAAAAACGCCACGGTAATAAACCCAAGAATTCTTATGCCGCGCGTAGGAAAAGAACTGCCACTTGCCGTCGGTACACTTACAATGGACGGCAAGGACGGAAAATCACACAATCTTACATGGGAAAGATACATTCCGGCAGGAGTCTATTCACTTTACAGAAAAAGACAGAGTGTTGCGGTTCCTTACAGAACAAGTGTTGCAATAAACGGTGCTACAGTAGAGTCCATATCATACGACACTCTCAAAGAAAGTGCAGGTCTTCTTTGTGCAACAGGAAACTCAAATTATTCCGCGCAGGAACTGTACCCCGACGCAGAAAGACAACTTCTGGCCATAATACAGCTTACCCACGGTCGGAATACAGTTTCTGTTACCGTCACCAATATTCTTGGAGCGGCAACTTCAGTAACATATGCCCTGGACGTTTACTGA
- the mnmA gene encoding tRNA 2-thiouridine(34) synthase MnmA produces MSYNKLEMPKKGDLVVVGLSGGVDSTMTALLLKEAGCRVVGVTMSLWKNDIPGFPEDPNMRESCYGPGEEKNIEECKTFCEANDIPYYVIDVAEEYKKQVLDYFTAEYRAGRTPNPCIRCNRFIKFGALLAGIKKLGIDYDYFCTGHYASAVRSDVSLSESYGITGDSEGKDKYPVQIACAMDATKDQAYFLYRIPSEVLEKVRFPLGEYKKRDVIAMAVQKGLVAAGREESQDFVPEQLFDYLFSDKPSVPGDFIDMDGHVLGHHRGIEHYTVGQRRGLGVSAKEPLYVAAIDKEKNLIVLGKDSDLFCEGLIADDLVWPADFNPLKEFDALVKIRLASRPVPARIEPCGSTETGGDAVKITFSEPQRAVAPGQSVVFYRDGVICGGGIISESIKKGSAVATQNQ; encoded by the coding sequence ATGAGTTATAATAAGCTTGAGATGCCAAAAAAAGGCGATCTCGTTGTAGTGGGACTTTCAGGCGGAGTCGATTCGACTATGACCGCACTTCTTCTTAAGGAAGCCGGATGCCGTGTTGTAGGAGTTACAATGTCTCTCTGGAAAAACGATATTCCAGGATTCCCCGAAGATCCGAATATGAGAGAAAGCTGCTATGGTCCCGGAGAAGAAAAAAATATCGAAGAATGCAAAACCTTTTGTGAGGCAAATGACATTCCCTATTATGTGATAGATGTTGCTGAAGAATACAAAAAACAGGTTCTTGACTATTTTACTGCCGAATACCGCGCCGGCCGCACGCCCAATCCGTGTATAAGATGCAATCGGTTTATAAAATTCGGTGCTCTTCTGGCCGGAATCAAAAAACTGGGCATAGACTACGATTATTTTTGTACAGGACACTATGCGTCGGCTGTGCGTTCAGATGTTTCACTCTCAGAATCTTACGGAATAACGGGAGACTCTGAAGGCAAAGACAAATATCCTGTTCAGATAGCATGCGCGATGGATGCAACAAAAGACCAGGCATATTTTCTTTACAGAATTCCGTCTGAAGTTCTGGAAAAAGTAAGGTTTCCGCTTGGGGAATACAAAAAGCGCGATGTCATTGCAATGGCTGTTCAGAAAGGACTTGTTGCTGCCGGCCGCGAAGAAAGCCAGGATTTTGTTCCTGAACAGCTGTTTGACTATCTGTTCAGCGATAAGCCTTCTGTTCCCGGGGATTTTATTGATATGGACGGCCACGTTCTTGGACACCACCGCGGAATAGAACATTACACTGTGGGGCAGAGAAGGGGACTTGGCGTAAGTGCAAAAGAGCCGCTTTATGTTGCAGCAATAGACAAAGAAAAAAATCTCATTGTTCTTGGTAAAGATTCTGATCTTTTCTGCGAAGGGCTTATTGCAGACGATCTTGTCTGGCCTGCAGATTTTAATCCTTTAAAAGAATTTGATGCGCTTGTAAAGATAAGGCTTGCCTCGCGTCCTGTTCCTGCAAGAATTGAACCATGCGGCAGTACAGAAACAGGGGGAGATGCCGTAAAGATTACGTTCAGCGAACCGCAGCGTGCAGTTGCCCCGGGACAGTCTGTCGTATTCTACAGGGACGGCGTTATCTGCGGCGGCGGAATAATCTCGGAATCAATTAAGAAAGGTTCCGCGGTTGCCACGCAGAATCAGTAA
- a CDS encoding phosphoglucomutase yields MEHNMILSASGWRKIFTENNDEESKSKHIGLANRRLCALIGETFAQYTIAATQKKSPVIAVATDTRPTGSEIADAVLRALLCRGIKVHFLSVSAAPEIMAYARTLDGFLYISASHNPVGHNGIKFGLNDGGVVPGSEAKKLADSFRAKCGAVNAEEHADRLLAECSESSLKKVLESSAKYKKQALAEYENFLGKVITGFDQKKKQDKIFSEIKNALSKSPVSVLCDMNGSARTLSVDRKYMEERGIKFLSFNDNPGQIVHAIIPEPENLVHCAKAMTELQKSGKTDIKLGYMPDCDGDRGNIVYWDDSSKTAKPIPAQEVFALCVAAEISCSIWSGTESKIAVAVNGPTSMRTDEICAAFGACVFRAEVGEANVVNLAREKREEGYSVRILGEGSNGGNITYPSSVRDPLATIFAIIKLLAIRDSLEHDGTIRPGLFHLWCIKSGQENKYKPDFTLSDILASLPAYTTTGVSESRAVLHVKTEDKGKLKLRFQKLFEQEWKERRDELKEKYGIESYAADTTNGTKEIKNATDWNNGNGGLKIRFMDSSGTNKAFIWMRPSGTESVFRVMCDTKGIKPQEEHSLLEWETSILMRADAIGKQ; encoded by the coding sequence ATGGAACACAATATGATTTTGTCGGCGTCGGGATGGCGCAAAATTTTTACTGAAAACAATGACGAAGAAAGCAAATCTAAACACATAGGGCTTGCAAACAGAAGACTCTGTGCCCTTATAGGAGAAACTTTTGCACAATATACAATTGCCGCAACCCAGAAAAAATCGCCTGTAATCGCGGTTGCAACAGACACAAGGCCTACAGGAAGCGAAATTGCAGATGCAGTTTTAAGGGCACTTTTATGCAGGGGAATAAAGGTTCATTTTCTTTCGGTTTCAGCCGCTCCGGAAATCATGGCCTATGCAAGAACACTCGACGGTTTTCTTTACATTTCTGCCAGCCACAATCCGGTCGGCCACAACGGAATAAAATTCGGTCTTAATGACGGCGGTGTTGTTCCGGGAAGCGAAGCAAAAAAACTTGCAGACAGTTTCAGGGCAAAATGCGGCGCCGTAAATGCAGAAGAACACGCAGACCGTCTTCTTGCGGAATGCAGCGAAAGTTCACTCAAAAAAGTGCTGGAGAGCAGTGCAAAATACAAAAAGCAGGCCCTTGCCGAATATGAAAACTTTTTGGGAAAAGTTATAACCGGCTTTGATCAGAAAAAAAAGCAGGACAAAATCTTTTCAGAAATAAAAAATGCACTTTCAAAATCGCCGGTTTCTGTTCTGTGTGACATGAACGGTTCGGCAAGAACGCTTTCTGTAGACAGAAAATACATGGAAGAGCGCGGAATCAAATTTCTGTCCTTCAATGACAATCCGGGGCAGATAGTCCACGCAATTATACCTGAACCCGAAAACCTTGTTCACTGCGCAAAGGCTATGACAGAACTTCAGAAATCAGGAAAAACAGATATAAAACTGGGCTACATGCCGGACTGCGACGGGGACAGGGGAAACATAGTCTACTGGGATGACAGTTCAAAAACCGCAAAACCAATTCCGGCGCAGGAAGTATTTGCGCTTTGTGTTGCAGCAGAAATCTCATGTTCAATCTGGAGCGGAACAGAATCAAAAATTGCAGTTGCTGTAAACGGACCTACTTCAATGAGAACAGACGAAATCTGCGCGGCATTCGGAGCTTGTGTATTCAGAGCCGAAGTAGGAGAAGCAAATGTCGTAAACCTTGCCAGAGAAAAGCGTGAAGAAGGTTACAGCGTAAGGATTCTTGGCGAAGGAAGCAACGGCGGCAACATAACATACCCTTCAAGCGTAAGGGATCCTCTTGCAACAATTTTTGCCATAATCAAACTTCTTGCAATAAGGGACAGCCTTGAACACGACGGAACAATAAGACCAGGTCTCTTCCATCTGTGGTGCATAAAGTCAGGTCAGGAAAACAAATACAAACCCGACTTTACACTTTCTGACATACTTGCTTCCCTTCCGGCATACACAACAACAGGAGTCAGCGAAAGCCGTGCAGTTCTTCACGTAAAGACCGAAGACAAGGGAAAGCTCAAGCTTAGGTTCCAAAAACTTTTTGAACAGGAATGGAAGGAACGTCGTGATGAACTTAAGGAAAAATACGGAATTGAATCATACGCCGCAGATACGACAAACGGTACAAAAGAAATCAAAAACGCAACCGACTGGAACAACGGCAACGGCGGCCTTAAAATAAGATTCATGGACTCTTCGGGAACAAACAAAGCCTTTATATGGATGAGACCAAGCGGAACAGAAAGCGTGTTCAGAGTAATGTGCGACACAAAGGGAATAAAACCGCAGGAAGAACATTCGCTTCTGGAATGGGAAACATCAATTCTTATGCGGGCAGATGCAATAGGAAAACAGTAG
- a CDS encoding phospho-sugar mutase: protein MNEQEILDRAKQYIAEEKDASFRKEVEDLVAAKDMKELEDRFYQSLEFGTGGLRGVMGGGTNRMNTLNISKATQGLANYIIKAFPKEAAAGTLSACIAYDSRNNHDKFADITARVFAANGIKAYAFTGMRPTPELSFAIRVLGCKTGVVVTASHNPPQYNGYKAYWDDGAQVVEPHDKGIIDEVNAVKEVKLIDKEQAIKEGSIVLIDKEIDDKFQAMIKANLYRPELIKEKAGSVKVVYTPLHGTGAMHVEKVLGDLGLNVITVPEQREGDGNFPTVEKPNPEEAPALKMAVELAKKEKADVVMATDPDADRFGTAFPDKDGNYVLVTGNQMGTLLADYVLLSKKEFNKMPSNPVLIRSIVTSPFVDKIAASYGVKVKECLTGFKWIAYDEGQMEKTGNEHYAFGLEESYGYLVETETRDKDGISAAAMCAEMTLYWASKGKSLLERLNELYMEYGLFEDRAISKNFPGVSGPGIMKGIMTKLREDGLKSLAGKRVVKIRDIQQQIEFDPAEPLKKASLPWPKSNVLQFILEGGTIVSARPSGTEPKIKFYINSTVPVSAKTEAALSAAKKDADDLCNKITAEIQAVLDAAN, encoded by the coding sequence ATGAACGAACAGGAAATTCTTGACCGCGCAAAACAGTATATCGCGGAAGAAAAAGATGCATCATTCCGCAAGGAAGTCGAAGATCTCGTAGCCGCAAAGGATATGAAAGAACTCGAAGACAGATTCTACCAGAGCCTCGAGTTCGGAACAGGCGGACTCAGGGGAGTCATGGGCGGCGGAACAAACCGCATGAACACGCTCAATATAAGCAAAGCTACACAGGGGCTTGCAAACTACATTATAAAGGCTTTCCCGAAAGAAGCAGCAGCCGGAACTTTGAGCGCATGTATTGCTTATGACAGCCGCAACAACCACGACAAGTTCGCAGACATTACAGCAAGAGTTTTTGCCGCAAACGGAATCAAAGCCTATGCATTTACAGGAATGCGCCCTACCCCGGAACTGAGTTTTGCAATCAGGGTTCTCGGATGCAAAACCGGTGTTGTAGTTACAGCCAGCCACAATCCGCCGCAGTACAACGGATACAAGGCTTACTGGGACGACGGTGCACAGGTTGTTGAACCGCACGACAAGGGAATTATTGACGAAGTAAACGCCGTAAAGGAAGTAAAGCTCATCGACAAGGAACAGGCAATCAAAGAAGGTTCTATTGTTCTTATTGACAAAGAAATCGATGACAAGTTCCAGGCAATGATCAAGGCAAACCTTTACCGCCCTGAACTCATCAAGGAAAAGGCCGGCAGCGTAAAAGTAGTCTACACACCGCTTCACGGAACAGGTGCAATGCATGTAGAAAAAGTTCTTGGGGATCTTGGACTGAATGTAATAACCGTTCCTGAACAGCGCGAAGGTGACGGAAACTTCCCGACAGTAGAAAAGCCGAATCCTGAAGAAGCACCGGCACTCAAAATGGCTGTAGAGCTTGCAAAGAAGGAAAAGGCAGATGTTGTAATGGCAACTGATCCCGATGCAGACCGTTTCGGAACAGCATTCCCAGACAAAGACGGAAACTACGTTCTCGTTACAGGAAACCAGATGGGTACACTTCTTGCAGACTATGTTCTTCTCTCAAAGAAGGAATTCAACAAGATGCCTTCAAACCCGGTACTTATCCGCTCTATTGTAACAAGCCCGTTTGTAGACAAAATCGCTGCATCTTATGGTGTCAAAGTAAAGGAATGTCTTACAGGCTTCAAGTGGATTGCATACGATGAAGGCCAGATGGAAAAGACAGGAAACGAACACTACGCTTTTGGTCTTGAAGAAAGCTACGGTTACCTTGTAGAAACAGAAACAAGGGACAAAGACGGAATCTCGGCAGCTGCAATGTGTGCAGAAATGACACTTTACTGGGCAAGCAAGGGAAAGAGCCTTCTCGAACGCCTTAACGAACTCTACATGGAATACGGTCTTTTTGAAGACAGGGCAATCAGCAAGAACTTCCCGGGGGTTTCAGGCCCAGGAATAATGAAGGGAATTATGACAAAGCTCCGTGAAGACGGACTCAAGTCTCTTGCAGGAAAGCGTGTTGTAAAAATCCGCGACATCCAGCAGCAGATTGAATTTGACCCTGCAGAACCTTTAAAGAAAGCTTCACTTCCATGGCCAAAGAGCAACGTTCTTCAGTTTATTCTTGAAGGCGGAACAATCGTAAGCGCACGCCCGAGCGGAACAGAACCAAAGATTAAGTTCTATATAAACAGCACAGTTCCTGTTTCTGCAAAAACAGAAGCAGCACTCAGCGCAGCAAAGAAAGATGCCGACGACCTCTGCAATAAAATAACAGCAGAGATACAGGCTGTTCTTGATGCAGCAAACTAA
- a CDS encoding 3'-5' exonuclease codes for MQQTKGQFRIIRDYKHLAREFYSGTVFVAFDTETTGLHAESDFMLEIGAVKFSKDGIIGAPFDKIIKPPVPVPQFIEQLTGITDGMAQDGVSESSALLSFLSYLDTQNTVLIAHNAPFDLGFMHAGLERCALGPLKNKCIDTLPLARWAYPKLVLEPQKGQYKLQSLASRFCINVMAAHRASDDARVCMEVFKRILSDTMSVQKDVQCETVREGELF; via the coding sequence ATGCAGCAAACTAAGGGGCAGTTTCGTATTATCAGGGACTACAAACATCTTGCACGCGAATTCTACAGCGGAACAGTGTTTGTAGCCTTTGATACAGAAACCACGGGGCTTCATGCCGAATCTGACTTTATGCTTGAAATAGGAGCCGTAAAGTTTTCGAAAGACGGCATTATAGGAGCCCCGTTCGACAAGATAATAAAACCGCCGGTCCCGGTTCCGCAGTTTATTGAACAGCTGACAGGAATTACAGACGGCATGGCACAGGACGGTGTTTCTGAAAGTTCTGCGCTTCTTTCTTTTCTTTCATATCTGGATACACAAAACACAGTTCTTATTGCCCACAACGCCCCTTTTGATCTGGGATTTATGCACGCGGGTCTTGAAAGATGTGCGCTCGGCCCGCTCAAAAATAAATGTATAGATACACTGCCTTTGGCAAGATGGGCTTACCCCAAACTGGTACTTGAACCGCAGAAAGGACAGTATAAACTGCAGTCCCTTGCTTCAAGATTCTGTATAAATGTTATGGCAGCACACAGGGCAAGTGACGACGCCAGAGTCTGCATGGAAGTATTCAAAAGAATTTTAAGTGACACAATGAGTGTTCAGAAAGACGTTCAGTGCGAAACCGTACGCGAAGGGGAATTGTTTTAA
- the asd gene encoding aspartate-semialdehyde dehydrogenase has product MEKISVGILGATGMVGQRYIKLLDNHPWFEVTYVAASPRSAGKLYKDAVASRWLIGSDIPQGVANLTVQDANDASLALGKCKFVFSALEMGKEEIKALEEAYAAEGIPVVSNASANRWTDDVPMLIPEINSAHLDIIKKQQAHHGWDKGFIAVKPNCSLQTYMMPLYALIRAGYPVKRMIVTTLQAVSGAGYPGVSSFDMIDNIVPYIGGEEEKTERECLKILGTVSGEKIQNATAPVVSSTCTRVPVIDGHTATVSLEFDLPEDKKPSLEEIERVWTEFSSVPQELKLPSAPDHAIVVRHEENRPQPRRDRETEKGMACVIGRLRKCNVFDVKFVALSHNTKRGAALGGILNAELLKAKGFFDNL; this is encoded by the coding sequence ATGGAAAAGATTTCTGTTGGTATTTTGGGTGCAACCGGAATGGTTGGCCAGCGTTATATAAAGCTGCTGGATAATCATCCGTGGTTTGAAGTAACTTATGTTGCTGCATCTCCCCGCAGTGCAGGCAAACTCTATAAGGATGCCGTTGCAAGCAGGTGGCTTATCGGTTCTGACATTCCGCAAGGTGTTGCAAATCTTACAGTACAGGATGCAAATGATGCTTCGCTGGCTTTGGGAAAGTGCAAGTTTGTATTCAGCGCACTTGAGATGGGAAAAGAAGAAATAAAGGCTCTTGAAGAAGCTTATGCTGCAGAAGGAATTCCTGTTGTTTCAAATGCCAGTGCAAACCGCTGGACAGATGACGTTCCTATGCTTATTCCCGAGATAAACAGCGCCCATCTTGATATAATCAAAAAGCAGCAGGCACACCACGGCTGGGACAAAGGCTTCATTGCAGTTAAGCCCAACTGTTCTCTCCAGACTTATATGATGCCGCTTTATGCACTTATACGCGCCGGCTATCCTGTAAAAAGAATGATTGTTACGACACTTCAGGCAGTAAGCGGCGCCGGTTATCCCGGAGTTTCCAGCTTTGACATGATTGACAACATTGTTCCCTATATTGGTGGTGAAGAAGAAAAGACCGAACGCGAATGTCTTAAGATTCTTGGAACTGTCAGCGGCGAAAAAATACAGAATGCAACTGCACCTGTAGTAAGTTCTACATGTACTAGGGTTCCGGTAATTGACGGACACACTGCAACAGTAAGCCTTGAATTTGATCTTCCCGAAGACAAAAAGCCGTCCCTTGAAGAAATTGAGCGCGTCTGGACTGAATTTTCGTCTGTTCCGCAGGAATTAAAGTTGCCGTCAGCTCCGGACCATGCCATTGTTGTACGCCACGAAGAAAACCGTCCGCAGCCAAGACGTGACCGCGAGACAGAAAAGGGAATGGCCTGTGTAATAGGAAGACTCAGAAAGTGCAATGTCTTTGACGTAAAATTTGTAGCACTAAGCCACAATACAAAAAGAGGTGCTGCCCTCGGCGGAATTCTCAATGCAGAACTTCTTAAGGCCAAAGGCTTTTTTGACAATCTTTAA
- the dapA gene encoding 4-hydroxy-tetrahydrodipicolinate synthase: protein MAKLQGSYTALITPMLQDGSVDYEGFRKNIVFQLEQGIDGLLPLGTSGETPTLDEDEEEKLLDVCIPLVREFNSKNGKDVKVLVGAGSNNTRDAVRYVERAKRHGADFALVVTPYYNKPSDEGIYRHFEAVSKVGVPIVVYNIQGRTGKNISVSLLKRIASLPNIIGVKEASGNISQMMEVIEKIKLANPDFSVMSGDDGLTLPLMAAGGDGVISVVTNMIPGLMTQMVHDCMKGDFESAKKIHYRLQPFFRAAFCDGNPISIKYAMNVKGMAAGALRLPLVEANPAAQETIKAAIKECNL, encoded by the coding sequence ATGGCAAAACTTCAGGGATCTTACACAGCTTTGATAACACCCATGCTTCAGGACGGGAGCGTAGATTATGAAGGGTTTAGAAAAAACATTGTTTTTCAGCTGGAGCAGGGAATAGATGGACTTCTTCCCCTCGGAACAAGCGGTGAAACTCCGACACTTGATGAAGATGAAGAAGAAAAACTTCTTGATGTCTGTATTCCGCTGGTTCGTGAGTTTAACAGCAAAAACGGTAAAGATGTAAAAGTTCTTGTCGGTGCCGGAAGCAATAACACAAGGGACGCAGTACGTTATGTTGAACGTGCAAAACGTCACGGAGCGGATTTTGCGCTTGTTGTTACTCCCTATTACAATAAGCCGAGTGATGAAGGTATTTACCGCCATTTTGAAGCTGTTTCAAAAGTTGGTGTTCCCATTGTTGTATACAACATTCAGGGTCGTACAGGAAAAAATATTTCTGTTTCCCTCCTCAAGAGAATTGCTTCACTTCCCAATATTATTGGCGTCAAAGAAGCAAGCGGAAATATTTCACAGATGATGGAAGTCATAGAAAAAATAAAGCTTGCAAACCCCGACTTCTCTGTAATGAGTGGCGATGACGGGCTTACACTTCCTCTTATGGCTGCCGGCGGTGACGGGGTCATTTCTGTAGTTACGAACATGATTCCGGGACTTATGACACAGATGGTTCATGACTGCATGAAGGGTGACTTTGAGTCTGCAAAAAAGATTCATTACAGACTCCAGCCTTTCTTTAGGGCAGCTTTCTGTGACGGAAACCCCATAAGCATAAAGTATGCAATGAATGTAAAGGGAATGGCTGCAGGTGCTCTTAGACTTCCTCTCGTAGAAGCGAATCCTGCCGCACAGGAAACAATAAAGGCTGCAATAAAGGAATGCAATCTTTAG